The Primulina eburnea isolate SZY01 chromosome 8, ASM2296580v1, whole genome shotgun sequence genome contains a region encoding:
- the LOC140838351 gene encoding uncharacterized protein — MQVLSRWRIFVILEAPIGQSFRTATMANLLTTHYASFHSTDACFEKWKQKFNGDVGSNQQPSKDYISYAVRQKRADTKKALKNLLFNGGCSTSKPEKPFSKIEADYGDRLNKKSRIRPACQARRAHHKKIKRKHRRENFLDDFDEYPERIFEATFGKRCFEWTFKPWEMRFDWRETLDWSKSSYQEHGGKSKIESDDESFIVGSYADRSILGLPTAGALKIEDVKSAFHRSALKWHPDKHQGPSQADAEERFKNCANAYKSLCNALATA; from the exons ATGCAAGTTTTGTCGAGATGGAGAATTTTTGTGATCCTCGAGGCCCCGATTGGTCAATCCTTCAGGACAGCAACAATGGCAAATCTTTTGACTACCCATTATGCTTCGTTCCATTCTACTGATGCTTGTTTCGAGAAATGGAAACAGAAGTTTAATGGT GATGTAGGAAGCAATCAGCAACCATCAAAG GATTATATAAGTTATGCAGTTCGGCAGAAGCGTGCTGACACGAAGAAAGCTCTTAAAAATCTACTCTTCAATGGGGGCTGCTCAACATCGAAGCCCGAG AAGCCTTTTTCGAAGATCGAAGCGGACTACGGGGACCGGTTAAACAAGAAATCTCGAATAAGGCCTGCTTGCCAAGCTCGGAGAGCTCACCACAAGAAGATAAAAC gaaagcATCGGAGAGAGAATTTCCTTGACGATTTTGATGAATACCCTGAGAGAATATTTGAAGCTACCTTTGGGAAAAGATGCTTCGAGTGGACCTTCAAACCCTGGGAGATGCGATTTGATTGGAGAGAAACTTTGGACTGGAGTAAGAGCTCATACCAAGAACATGGTGGGAAGAGTAAAATAGAATCTGATGACGAGTCTTTCATCGTCGGAAGTTATGCTGATAGGAGTATTCTTGGCTTACCAACAGCTGGCGCATTGAAAATTGAGGATGTCAAGTCTGC TTTTCACCGGTCAGCTTTGAAGTGGCACCCCGACAAGCATCAAGGCCCTTCACAG GCAGATGCAGAAGAGAGATTCAAAAATTGTGCCAACGCATACAAATCACTGTGCAATGCACTCGCAACGGCTTAA
- the LOC140838350 gene encoding eukaryotic translation initiation factor 6-2, protein MATRLQYENNCEIGVFSKLTNAYCLVAIGGSENFYSIFEAELADVIPVVKTSIAGTRIIGRLCAGNKNGLLLPHNTTDQELQHLRNSLPDSVVVQRIDERLSALGNCISCNDHVALTHPDLDKETEEMIADVLGVEVFRQTIAGNILVGSFCAFSNRGGLVHPHTSIEDLDELSTLLQVPLVAGTVNRGSEVIAAGLTVNDWTAFCGSDTTATELSVIESVFKLREAQPSALVDEMRKSLIDTYV, encoded by the exons ATGGCGACGA GATTGCAATACGAGAATAACTGCGAGATTGGTGTGTTTTCCAAGCTGACCAATGCATACTGCCTTGTCGCTATTGGTGGTTCTGAGAACTTCTACAG CATTTTTGAGGCCGAATTGGCTGACGTAATTCCGGTGGTTAAGACCTCGATTGCAGGCACTAGGATAATCGGACGGCTATGTGCTG GAAATAAAAATGGATTGCTCTTGCCTCACAATACTACTGATCAAG AACTACAACACTTGAGGAACAGTTTACCGGATTCAGTTGTTGTTCAGCGCATCGATGAGAGATTATCTGCTTTAGGGAACTGCATTTCATGCAATGACCATGTTGCTCTCACGCATCCTGATCTTGACAAA GAAACTGAGGAGATGATTGCTGATGTTCTCGGTGTAGAAGTTTTCAGACAGACAATTGCTGGCAATATACTCGTGGGCAGTTTCTGTGCATTTTCCAATCGAGGTGGCTTG GTCCATCCTCACACATCCATCGAGGATTTGGATGAACTTTCAACCCTTCTTCAGGTTCCGTTGGTGGCTGGAACCGTGAATCGTGGCAGTGAAGTGATTGCTGCTGGGTTGACTGTGAATGACTGGACAGCATTCTGTGGATCAGACACAACTGCTACGGAGTTATCTGTTATCGAGAGCGTATTCAAGTTGAGAGAAGCTCAGCCTAGTGCACTTGTTGATGAGATGAGAAAATCGTTGATCGACACCTACgtttaa